A region from the Gossypium hirsutum isolate 1008001.06 chromosome A08, Gossypium_hirsutum_v2.1, whole genome shotgun sequence genome encodes:
- the LOC107949035 gene encoding protein transport protein SEC24, with amino-acid sequence MAVRATVTRFPIDSDAQEACGIPWGLTVTPFAAKDENGQAPVYGSDGHLLPRCENCYAYFNTYCELDQWAWNCSLCGTLNGLSSEAIARYSRPQSCAEMMSSFVDLEFPLEGSEEEILHARPVYVAAVDLSSSEEFLELTKSALQAALEALAPESLFGLATFSHKLGLYDVQGPIPVVKNVFIPQDAEGTLPIELEDVMPLLQFLAPVDTCKDRITSALEILRPTTSWERTPPGTGQELDGVLMGGRGFGMAMEALCNYLGSEYGNTFALARVFAFLSGPPDHGPGQLDTRRYGEQYASKGEDADRALLPEQTPFYKDLAAVAVQAGVCVDIFAVTNEYTDLASLKFLSIESGGSLFLYSNTDDSTLPQDMYRMLSRPYAFNCVLRLRTSTEFKPGHSYGHFFPDPQYENVQHIICCDSYATYAYDFEFANNVGFSRHSSEQPMVQIAFQYTVVVPPEELPGSELLSSSRGKHSIKRRLRIRTLQYGTARNLNELYDSVDPEVVLSLLVHKVILASLEEGVREGRMLLHDWLVILTSQYNEAFNLIQYKNGSSSIMGQLDVTFSQCPQLQPLPRLVFALLRNPLLRFHEEGVHPDYRIYVQCLFSALEPSSLHRAIYPVLTSYSTPDKQAYPRHSLSRAALITSGSPIFFLDAYTTLIVFYSSTADPSLPFPPPHDCLLRSTINKLKQERCITPKLIFIRGGQDDASVFENYLIEEQDVNGTGLTSVMGFVSFLEDITQSVLEYMK; translated from the exons ATGGCGGTTCGTGCGACGGTGACACGGTTCCCGATCGATTCCGATGCGCAAGAAGCTTGTGGCATTCCTTGGGGATTAACGGTAACACCTTTCGCTGCTAAAGACGAGAACGGTCAAGCGCCGGTCTATGGATCGGACGGACATCTTTTACCTCGATGCGAGAATTGCTACGCTTATTTCAACACCTATTGCGAGCTCGATCAATGGGCATGGAATTGCTCTCTTTGCGGTACGCTCAACGGCCTCTCTTCTGAAGCCATCGCTAGATACTCTCGACCTCAGTCTTGTGCTGAAATGATGTCGTCTTTTGTCGATCTCGAGTTTCCTT TGGAAGGATCGGAGGAGGAAATTCTGCATGCTCGTCCGGTGTATGTTGCGGCCGTTGATTTGTCAT CTTCTGAAGAATTTTTGGAGCTTACTAAAAGTGCACTGCAGGCGGCATTGGAAG CTCTTGCACCTGAGTCCCTTTTTGGCCTTGCCACTTTCAGCCACAAATTAGGGTTATATGATGTTCAAGGGCCTATACCTGTTGTAAAGAATGTTTTTATCCCTCAAGATGCGGAGGGTACCTTGCCAATTGAGCTTGAAGATGTCATGCCTTTGTTACAATTCCTGGCTCCA GTTGATACTTGTAAGGATCGTATCACATCTGCACTTGAAATTCTCAGACCAACTACTTCATGGGAGAGAACGCCCCCAGGAACAGGTCAAGAGTTAGATGGCGTATTGATGGGTGGTCGAGGTTTTGGTATGGCAATGGAAGCTCTTTGCAATTACCTTGGGTCAGAATATGGAAATACATTTGCATTAG CTAGAGTCTTTGCCTTTCTCTCGGGTCCTCCCGATCATGGACCTGGGCAACTTGATACAAGAAGGTATGGTGAGCAATATGCCAGTAAAGGAGAGGATGCAGACCGTGCTTTACTTCCAGAGCAGACACCATTCTACAAAGATCTG GCTGCTGTGGCTGTTCAAGCTGGTGTTTGTGTGGACATTTTTGCCGTTACAAATGAGTATACAGATTTGGCTTCTCTTAAATTTCTTAGCATAGAAAGTGGTGGCTCACTGTTCTTGTATTCAAATACAGATGATTCAACACTTCCGCAGGACAT GTATCGAATGCTAAGTCGACCATATGCTTTTAATTGTGTACTAAGATTGAGGACATCTACTGAATTCAAGCCTGGCCATTCC TATGGTCACTTCTTCCCAGATCCGCAATATGAAAATGTGCAACACATTATTTGCTGTGATTCGTATGCAACATATGCTTATGACTTTGAGTTTGCTAATAATGTTGGTTTTTCAAG GCATTCATCTGAACAACCCATGGTGCAGATTGCATTTCAATACACTGTTGTCGTGCCCCCCGAGGAACTCCCTGGTTCTGAATTGCTTTCTTCTAGTAG AGGCAAACATTCTATTAAACGAAGACTTAGGATACGAACTTTGCAGTATGGAACAGCCCGAAATCTTAATGAACTTTATGATAGTGTTGATCCTGAAGTGGTTCTATCATTGCTTGTTCACAAG GTCATATTAGCCTCTTTGGAGGAAGGAGTTAGAGAGGGCAGGATGTTGCTTCATGATTGGCTAGTAATCCTCACTTCTCAATATAACGAGGCTTTTAACCTTATCCAATACAAGAACGGAAGTAGTTCTATCATGGGTCAGCTCGATGTTACATTCTCGCAATGCCCCCAACTGCAACCTTTGCCTCGATTGGTTTTTGCTTTGCTTCGAAACCCTCTTCTGCGTTTCCACGAAGAAGGTGTTCACCCTGACTACCGGATCTATGTGCAATGTCTTTTCAG TGCGTTGGAACCAAGTTCTCTTCACCGTGCAATCTATCCAGTCCTAACATCATATTCAACACCAGATAAACAAGCCTATCCACGGCACTCATTGAGTCGTGCTGCACTGATCACCAGTGGTAGTCCGATATTTTTCCTCGATGCATATACGACATTAATCGTCTTTTACTCATCTACTGCAGATCCTAGCCTTCCTTTTCCTCCACCCCACGACT GTTTGTTACGGTCCACGATTAACAAATTGAAGCAAGAACGTTGTATTACCCCCAAACTCATATTCATCCGAGGAGGGCAAGACGATGCCTCGGTGTTCGAGAACTACCTTATCGAGGAACAAGATGTCAACGGAACCGGCCTAACAAGTGTCATGGGTTTTGTATCCTTCCTTGAAGATATCACCCAAAGTGTATTGGAATAcatgaaatag
- the LOC107949036 gene encoding putative box C/D snoRNA protein SPCC613.07, with protein sequence MEEPKIGDCEECKKKASKYKCPGCCLRTCSLPCVNAHKQRTGCTGKRNITSFVPLSRFDDNLLLSDYNLLEETKRVAESATRIRSKLCNTTNGGHHPRFKLPHPLRNLRTAAASRRTKLLFLPSGMSKRETNQTRFNHRKKYISWTIEWRFHSADVVLLDHGIHEDTSLCSLIENHLQPSPWNHPLRKFCEEQLDSLKFFIRKYPKGSKSPFRELDIKAPLRKLLADMVVLEYPVIHVFLPSEHCDFEVIRENHLVTQGPEGKDSSGADNEIPKGVTFKEEEIEDNGSSLEPQVFDLMKHVLSIPMHQIPSQNKSEKAFGGNSVLSLSARAGAGNRVHCSLQAKDSGLFDDMEFDFDQGLIDAYSDLIAEINPDDFLDLEGEFAKQPETEDRTDLSNSRGVFFAEELEEGEILD encoded by the exons ATGGAGGAACCAAAGATTGGGGATTGCGAAGAGTGCAAAAAGAAGGCGTCAAAATACAAGTGCCCAGGTTGCTGCCTCCGCACCTGCAGCCTCCCTTGCGTTAATGCTCACAAGCAACGCACTGGCTGCACTGGCAAACGCAACATCACTTCCTTTGTTCCCCTCTCTCGCTTCGACGATAATCTTCTCCTCTCCG ATTATAATCTGCTGGAGGAAACGAAGAGGGTCGCTGAATCTGCTACAAGAATAAGGTCCAAACTATGTAACACTACCAATGGTGGACATCATCCTCGTTTTAAGCTACCACACCCTCTTCGAAACCTCCGCACTGCTGCTGCCTCTCGCAGAACTAAGCTCTTGTTTCTGCCTTCTGGAATGTCTAAGAGGGAAACTAATCAAACTCGATTTAACCACAG GAAGAAGTATATTTCATGGACCATTGAATGGCGGTTTCACTCTGCAGATGTTGTTTTACTTGACCATGG TATACATGAAGATACAAGCCTCTGTTCATTAATTGAAAACCATCTCCAACCTAGTCCCTGGAATCATCCTCTTAGGAAGTTCTGCGAGGAGCAGCTCGACTCCCTCAAGTTTTTTATCCGAAAATACCCTAAG GGATCCAAATCGCCTTTCCGGGAGTTAGACATAAAGGCCCCATTACGGAAACTATTAGCTGATATGGTTGTTCTAGAGTATCCTGTGATTCATGTGTTTCTTCCTTCGGAACACTGTGATTTTGAAGTTATCAGGGAGAATCATCTCGTCACTCAGGGGCCAGAGGGAAAAGATTCTAGTGGTGCTGATAATGAAATACCAAAAGGTGTTACCTTCAAGGAGGAGGAAATAGAAGACAATGGTAGCTCTTTAGAACCTCAGGTCTTTGATCTTATGAAGCATGTGCTGTCAATTCCAATGCATCAAATCCCTTCTCAAAACAAGTCTGAGAAAGCATTCGGTGGTAACTCAGTTTTGTCTTTGTCGGCGAGAGCCGGGGCAGGAAACAGGGTACATTGCAGCCTCCAGGCTAAGGACTCTGGATTATTTGATGACATGGAGTTTGATTTTGATCAAGGCTTAATAGATGCGTATTCAGACCTGATTGCCGAAATTAATCCTGATGACTTTCTTGATTTAGAAGGTGAATTTGCTAAGCAACCAGAAACAGAAGATAGAACAGACCTTTCAAATTCGAGGGGAGTTTTCTTTGCTGAGGAATTGGAGGAGGGGGAGATCCTAGATTAA
- the LOC107949038 gene encoding uncharacterized protein At2g27730, mitochondrial: protein MATRMAARYMSRRFSSGGKLLSEEEKAGENVYIKKSEKEKLEKLARKGPKPGEQPAVGSGGSVTDAKPSSSTSTSRASSTEKVSTDKYQNYAVLAGVVTFASASGWYMISPDKKKETQD, encoded by the exons ATGGCTACCAGAATGGCTGCTAGATACATGTCTAGAAGGTTCTCAAGTGGTGGGAAATTACTAAGTGAGGAGGAAAAAGCTGGTGAAAATGTTTACATCAAG AAATCTGAGAAAGAGAAATTGGAGAAACTTGCACGCAAG GGACCGAAACCAGGGGAGCAACCAGCTGTTGGTTCAGGGGGTTCCGTGACTGATGCTAAGCCTAGTAGCTCTACATCAACATCAAGAGCTTCGTCGACTGAGAAAGTATCGACCGATAAGTATCAAAACTATGCAGTTCTTGCTGGTGTTGTAACCTTTGCAAGTGCTTCGGGATGGTATATGATATCTCCAGATAAGAAGAAAGAAACCCAGGACTGA
- the LOC107949039 gene encoding uncharacterized protein → MGKKVKWSWASAFVGAASATAVATLLSARPKDPTFHLVSIKLTSFKLNLPHVDAELILTVHVTNPNIAPIHYGSTAMSIFYEGTLLGAAQVKAGSQRARSCQVLELPTRLDGVELAHHAGKFFADVAKREMVLDAKVDIGGKAKVLWWGHRFKVHVDSHITVDPVFLDVIDQENRSQLEIFLA, encoded by the coding sequence ATGGGCAAAAAGGTGAAATGGAGCTGGGCCTCCGCATTCGTCGGAGCTGCGTCGGCGACGGCAGTGGCTACTCTTCTCAGTGCAAGACCAAAGGACCCAACTTTCCACTTAGTTTCAATCAAGCTTACTTCTTTTAAGCTCAACCTTCCTCACGTGGACGCTGAGTTAATCCTGACCGTCCACGTCACTAACCCCAACATCGCACCCATCCATTACGGTTCGACCGCCATGTCTATTTTTTACGAAGGGACGTTGCTCGGAGCGGCTCAGGTGAAAGCCGGGTCACAACGGGCTCGGTCTTGTCAAGTGTTGGAGCTGCCGACTCGGCTTGATGGAGTGGAGCTGGCTCATCACGCCGGGAAGTTCTTTGCTGACGTGGCGAAACGAGAGATGGTGCTTGATGCTAAAGTGGATATTGGTGGTAAGGCTAAGGTGTTGTGGTGGGGTCATAGGTTTAAAGTCCACGTGGATAGTCATATTACCGTTGATCCTGTTTTTCTTGATGTCATTGATCAAGAAAATAGATCTCAATTGGAGATTTTTCTTGCTTGA
- the LOC107949040 gene encoding uncharacterized protein isoform X1, with amino-acid sequence MMETSLKLKPIGFKNLRFLFFSLLISLQIHLLVAVPQDSVVVSVDRSGHENNFNREPKMSRKLSFSVNVVGKHDTTAIERIAANGGDKGGQHGVTVDAGGRKTKLSNKRGGALIPVYTAGAVNSNRRHHQQTQHHSGTSSDTINRIASSRLVLVIFTSFCFVYT; translated from the exons ATGATGGAAACAAGCTTGAAATTGAAACCCATCGGTTTCAAAAATCTCCGATTTTTGTTCTTTTCGTTGCTGATCTCTCTTCAGATTCATCTTCTTGTTGCGGTTCCTCAAGATTCCGTTGTTGTTTCAG TTGATCGTTCAGGTCACGAAAACAACTTCAATAGAGAACCAAAAATGTCGAGGAAATTGTCATTCTCAGTTAATGTAGTAGGCAAACATGATACCACAGCTATAGAAAGAATTGCTGCCAACGGCGGCGACAAAGGAGGACAACATGGCGTCACAGTCGATGCTGGTGGTCGAAAGACAAAGTTATCCAATAAGCGTGGTGGAGCGCTAATCCCCGTGTATACAGCCGGTGCAGTGAACAGTAATCGTCGTCATCATCAACAAACTCAACACCACAGTGGGACTAGTAGTGATACCATTAATCGCATTGCCTCGAGTCGTTTGGTTTTAGTCATCTTCACGTCTTTCTGCTTTGTGTATACGTAA
- the LOC107949040 gene encoding uncharacterized protein isoform X2, whose translation MMETSLKLKPIGFKNLRFLFFSLLISLQIHLLVAVPQDSVVVSGHENNFNREPKMSRKLSFSVNVVGKHDTTAIERIAANGGDKGGQHGVTVDAGGRKTKLSNKRGGALIPVYTAGAVNSNRRHHQQTQHHSGTSSDTINRIASSRLVLVIFTSFCFVYT comes from the exons ATGATGGAAACAAGCTTGAAATTGAAACCCATCGGTTTCAAAAATCTCCGATTTTTGTTCTTTTCGTTGCTGATCTCTCTTCAGATTCATCTTCTTGTTGCGGTTCCTCAAGATTCCGTTGTTGTTTCAG GTCACGAAAACAACTTCAATAGAGAACCAAAAATGTCGAGGAAATTGTCATTCTCAGTTAATGTAGTAGGCAAACATGATACCACAGCTATAGAAAGAATTGCTGCCAACGGCGGCGACAAAGGAGGACAACATGGCGTCACAGTCGATGCTGGTGGTCGAAAGACAAAGTTATCCAATAAGCGTGGTGGAGCGCTAATCCCCGTGTATACAGCCGGTGCAGTGAACAGTAATCGTCGTCATCATCAACAAACTCAACACCACAGTGGGACTAGTAGTGATACCATTAATCGCATTGCCTCGAGTCGTTTGGTTTTAGTCATCTTCACGTCTTTCTGCTTTGTGTATACGTAA
- the LOC107949041 gene encoding 40S ribosomal protein S14-2 encodes MSRRKVREPKEETTTLGPAVRDGEHVFGVAHIFASFNDTFIHVTDLSGRETMVRITGGMKVKADRDESSPYAAMLAAQDVSQRCKELGITALHIKLRATGGNKTKTPGPGAQSALRALARSGMKIGRIEDVTPIPTDSTRRKGGRRGRRL; translated from the exons ATG TCGAGGAGAAAGGTTAGGGAGCCAAAGGAAGAGACTACAACCCTTGGGCCTGCTGTACGAGACGGAGAGCATGTTTTCGGTGTTGCCCACATTTTTGCATCTTTTAATGACACTTTCATT CATGTGACTGATTTGTCTGGAAGAGAGACTATGGTTCGTATTACAG GTGGTATGAAGGTGAAAGCCGACAGGGATGAATCTTCACCTTATGCTGCTATGCTTGCAGCACAAGATGTTTCCCAGAGATGCAAG GAACTTGGAATCACGGCCCTCCACATCAAATTACGTGCCACAGGAGGTAACAAAACCAAGACCCCTGGTCCGGGTGCTCAGTCAGCTCTCAGGGCTCTTGCTCGCTCTGGGATGAAAATTGGCCGTATCG AGGATGTTACACCCATTCCGACAGATAGCACCCGAAGAAAGGGTGGTAGAAGAGGGAGAAGGCTATAA
- the LOC107949042 gene encoding vesicle-associated membrane protein 714: MAILYAVVARGTVVLAEFSAVTGNTGAVARRILEKLPPEADSRLCLSQDRYIFHILRSDSLTFLCMANDTFGRRVPFSYLEDIHMRFMKNYGRVARYAPAYAMNDEFSRVLHQQMEFFSSSPSADTLNRVRGEVGEIRSIMVENIEKILERGDRIELLVDKTATMQDDAFHFKKQSKRLRQALWMKNAKLLAMLTCLIVLILYLIIAACCGGITLPSCRS; the protein is encoded by the exons ATGGCGATTCTTTACGCCGTGGTGGCTCGAGGCACGGTGGTTCTAGCGGAGTTTAGTGCCGTAACGGGGAACACCGGTGCGGTGGCACGACGGATCCTCGAGAAACTTCCGCCAGAAGCCGATTCAAGACTCTGTTTATCGCAGGATCGTTATATCTTTCATATACTTAGATCGGATAGCCTCACTTTCCTCTGTATGGCTAATGATACCTTTGGAA GGAGAGTTCCATTTTCATACTTGGAGGATATTCACATGAGGTTCATGAAAAATTATGGTAGAGTGGCTCGTTATGCACCGGCATACGCGATGAATGATGAGTTCTCACGGGTATTGCATCAACAAATGGAGTTTTTCTCCAGTAGTCCAAGTGCAGATACTCTCAATCGTGTTAGAGGTGAAGTGGGTGAG aTACGTTCAATCATGGTGGAAAACATTGAGAAGATACTCGAGAGAGGTGACAGGATTGAGCTTCTTGTTGACAAAACTGCTACAATGCAGGATGATGCTTTTCACTTCAAGAAACAGTCTAAACGCCTTCGTCAAGCACTTTGGATGAAAAATGCCAAACTCTT GGCCATGCTAACATGCTTGATCGTGCTTATACTCTACCTAATAATTGCTGCTTGCTGTGGTGGTATCACTCTACCATCATGCAGATCCTGA
- the LOC107949384 gene encoding casparian strip membrane protein 1: protein MATAEKSGEIAINMSETKASTKGKAPLLNSSKAFAVVEPPNRGAKRGIASGDFFLRLCALGAALGAAISMGTADQLLPFTTQFLQFEAQYDDFDAFRYFVISLAMVTGYLLLSLPFSIVCIIRPLATAPRLFLVIFDSIMGGVTIAAGSAAAAIVYLAHTGNPNTNWLPICQQYGDYCQSASGAVIGSLIAGAVLFFIVILSAFALKRS, encoded by the exons ATGGCGACAGCTGAGAAAAGCGGTGAAATAGCAATCAACATGTCGGAGACAAAAGCCAGTACTAAAGGAAAAGCTCCATTGTTAAACTCTTCCAAAGCTTTCGCCGTCGTCGAACCACCGAACCGAGGAGCCAAAAGAGGTATCGCCAGTGGTGATTTCTTTTTGAGACTATGTGCCCTTGGAGCCGCCCTCGGTGCCGCTATATCAATGGGGACCGCCGATCAACTTCTCCCTTTTACAACTCAGTTCCTCCAATTCGAAGCTCAATACGATGATTTTGATGCTTTCCG GTATTTTGTGATCTCACTTGCCATGGTTACTGGTTATCTTCTCCTTTCATTGCCATTTTCCATAGTCTGCATCATTCGTCCACTTGCAACAGCTCCAAGGCTCTTCCTTGTCATCTTTGATAGT ATAATGGGGGGTGTAACCATAGCAGCAGGTTCAGCTGCTGCAGCAATTGTATATTTGGCTCATACAGGGAACCCAAACACCAATTGGCTTCCTATTTGTCAACAATATGGTGATTATTGCCAAAGTGCAAGTGGAGCAGTGATAGGTTCTTTAATAGCTGGTGCAGTCCTCTTCTTTATAGTTATACTTTCAGCTTTTGCTCTGAAAAGAAGCTGA